A segment of the Carya illinoinensis cultivar Pawnee chromosome 1, C.illinoinensisPawnee_v1, whole genome shotgun sequence genome:
AAGTTCATGttctataatttttaatctACATCCAAataggaaaaagataaaaaataaataactagatAGTAAATGTGATGATGTAGAGAACTTCTTTACTCTATTCAGAAGCGCGTGTCAAAATCAACAAGGACTCCATTGTTGTCTCTCAATCTTTAACCCATTTTGGACCCCATCCTTGTGTACACTGAACAATATGTCCAACGCCAAACACCTGCAAACAAAgggtttttattttgaatgtgCATGTGTtccatataaataattattggtgATCACTGACTATATGCATATTTTGTGTGctttaattactatataatgaattgAGTCACGATAAAACCCAAACATGGTCTTTTGGatcatgatttaaaaaaaaaaaaaaaaaaaggaacactACATAAATGTTGTAGAATTTTTCACTTAGTTGAGGTTGTAACTGTACAATCACTTAATGTGAAATGTAACGACGATTTGGAATATTATGTATCCGTTATATTGATTGACGTCACATATTCAACCAAGTTTAATTTGATTGTTTTAACTCAATTTTGATGATACACTgagtttttttatgaataataatgagttgagatggtgaaGTAAGTTTTGTGGAAcccacctaagatgagtttaaatatatttattagaagttaaaaaagattgtaAGTCCCACGCGATAAAGaggtattgagttgaaaaatattgtgaattctacttgtaaagaggttttgaattaaaaaggattgtaaattttacatataaagagACTTTGAATTGAATgatgtttaataatttaagaattatatatttagatgttaaaatatatctaaaataaaacTTAACTGAGATGAATTGAACTCATTCAAAATCCAAATCAAGCCTTAATTTAAAGACTGGTTTTGTTTGGTGATTGAATTTACCAATTTGATTTTTACCATCAGACGGAACTTTAACCGACTCAGTGAGTACCATCTCTCGCGCATAAAATACGGAAAATTTAACACTTGGAAACTGAGGAATACCACCTGAACTTGTTGATGACGAAATTAATGCTTTTACTAATAAAAAGGAGAGgtgcacataaaaaaaaaaaaaaaaaaggagaggtgcacatgatataatttttgaaatgatatttatattcaCAATACGAAagtgttgtataatttaaataaaaatagtaaatttttaataataaattttatttttttttaaatgactgcGTAATATTTTTGcattctataaatataatttttttaaattattattattattattttaatttatagagGGGCGGACGGACTTGAGATTCTGAGAGTAAACACCACGCTCAGTGAAGGCTCATGGgcgaagtaaaaataaaaatccaaggGCGGCTGATGTTAGTTAAGAGAGTGAATATAGGAAGATAGGAAACGGGAAGACGTATTTAAGGAGGTCTGACTCCGAGCGtgaatttaatacaaaatttatgTTTCAGACAGAGACACACTGGTGGGAACGCGACAAAGAACGTAATGCCAAAACAAAAGAGGAAAACAGAAGAAAGACTAGTTTAgagtatatattataaaatttaattatggGAGAACATCtggtttttattaaatatgatttGAAAAGAGATGTAGAAGAAATATGGGGGAGTGGTAACGGGGGGGAGGGGTGGTGAGGTGAGATGAGATCTTTTCAGCGTCTGTTAATGCAAGAGTTCGTCGTTTTGGAGGAGACGTAGCCTCGTACTTGGTTCCAAAGCCAAAGCCGAAaccacgagagagagagagagagagagagagagagagagagagttatgtCTGTGTGTTTTGAGGGGTATGAAGGATTAAGAGAGACATGCATAGTTCCAAGCTAACAACAACAGCATCAGCAGCAATCATTTCTTGTTTCCCCGCACTTTACCAAACCCAAAAGGTCTCGCTTTTCTTCTGCGGGTCGGTTCATTTTATCTGCTTTCGATTttctatataatttatattgtgCATGATGGTGTGAATCTTTGCTATGCAAGCATGTGGAGGCTAAGATGGCGTTAAAATGACGGGTTTCTTGTTTTGGGTAAACCTTACACGTGATGTTAATTTATGGGTTGTGAGATTTCATCGTTTTCCTTTCTGCCCTGAAATTTCTAATATCTGGGTCTTGAATACAAGAAATGGTTTGCAATTTCCTGAGGGGTTTTCGTGGCTTTAAATGTAGACTGCTACTTAAGGAATTGACTTAGAATTTTACGATTTGGTCGTTTTTCGTTTCCTAACTATAATGTTTTTTcccctattgatatatattcttTTGCACTCCCATAAAGTTGATTCAGAATTTTCTATTCTGCGACTAAGACAATGCTTTTGTTTcgctaattttaaatttcattttgccACTTctcgttttttattttcttcagttGGATTGCTTCGATATATGCAGTGAAGTACCGTCATCATCACATAGATTCTCCATATCTATGTTCACCTGTTAGATGCAGAAACTGAGtctataaaaaattagtttgaaTGATCAATAATGTAAGAAATTAGTTTGTACAATCGATCATGCATAATACTTTtgctccccctttttttttttttttttttttataatattttttttttaatgtactcAAATCTGGATGTTCAAATTGTAAGTATTAATACTGAGGGAAAGCAGGGCTGCTTGAAAGTGACatttaatttgattatctatattttatgtatgttagAATTGGTATTATAATTTAGAAATTCAACGcatattgccttttttttttttaatttttttttataagttcattgcataatacttaaaagaaaacaaaggtaTTCAAGATGTTTCTTATAGTTATTTCTAATATATGGCATGGAGACCTCGTGCTCGAAAATGCAATGGTGAGAATACGGTGATCTATGAGTAGAAATTGTGTATTCGACTTGTGTCATTGGGGGCATTGCCTGTATCTATAAAATGGTTTACCCTAGTTTGGAATCAGTCATTCACTTATGCAATAACTGTTGTTGGTCAACCTTTTAGGTATGCTCGTGTACCGTACTAGACTATACGTTTACTTGTAATAATACAATTAACAAAATAGTTTCACTTTGGTagttaagtcaagtttctgTTGTCACTTCTTATTTCCTATTGGAATTGAGTTTCCttagttttaatatatcaaCTCTTAGCGTATGCATATCTAATTCGTATATGTGCATGCACTCGCACACACATGTGCACACACACAAGTGGTTGCAGCTGCAAACAAGTTTAGGTTTTTCTCTTTTACATTATTAAAAACCCTAGTCTATTTCTCATAATTCTTAAATTCTCCGAGCAGTAGTTTGAGCCAATGCAGAACTTGTGTAAGAAAGAATCTGTTATAAGTTTTCCCTATTCTGCATCCCCATACTTTCTTGGTTGCCCATCATGGGAGAATTCTGCCAAGTCACATTTTGAGCAATCATCTACATCCAGAATTCTAAGCATGAAGATGGGAGTTCCACAACATTTTCATAACACCAAGCAATTGAATTTTCAATTCCAAGATCAGGATTCGTCCTCAACTCAATCAACTGGTGAATCTTATCCTGAAGTGGTTAGTATGGGAGAAAGCAACCCGTGTGTACAAGGCATAGTTTCACCACAATCAGGTCTTATATCAACCTTTTCTATCTGTTATTTGGAATTATATATCTTTGTGCTTAGCAAGTACCCAATGTTTCTCGGGATGTCTTAATCCTTCAACATCTGCCTGTGAACTTTCCATTTTGATGTTCTGAAacgagagggagggagggagggagtcAAAATATCTAAAAGGGACTTGCAGACGTGCAGTATATCACCTATTATCATTAGATATTAAGCATCTATAACATCCTGCCACCATTATACTATTTTTTCCAATCTATTTATAGATGTCATAAAGATGGTCTAAGTTAACTTAGCACCATGGGTATCACAAGACTTATCTTGAGAAAGAATATGGGTTCACCCCAAATCAATTAGTTTACTGCACCTTGTTCTTGCTAGGCCTGGGGCAAATGTCATTTAGTGGTTTTTGTGCTTCCTCAGGATTTATTGAAACTAAGGGGAAGCCCATTGGGGGTATCATCAAATCTGTCTCACCAATTGGTACTCAGGATTTTGTCTTCTCACCTTCACAGCTTGATTATAGCCAATCAATTGTAAGTTGATGCTGCCTGTGTGTATATAGTTGTGAGGGGAGGTGCAGATCTCTAAAATTTCTGTGTCTTCTGTTTCAGGCTCGCATTCCATTCCCCTATGCAGATCCGTATTTTGGTGGCTTACTGGCTGCTGCTTATGGACCAGAGTCTATTGTAAGCACCTTGGTCCTTAAATTAGTGAAACTGTTCCCTGGTCCCCTGGGGTTGTTTTTTTCCATACATTTTATGTTTCCTGTTTATGGACCACATTCCACTTCACTATTGCACACATTGAGGGTATCGTGTTCTTTTTGCAGTAATGGCTAGATTATTCTccttttcttgttcttccttTTTTAGGGGGGTTTTAGGGGAAAGagaaggaggggggggggggggggggggagtaaACATATTTCTGGCCTTTTTTAAAGTAGATATCCAATGTATTATTCCATTTGTATCCTTGCTTTCCCACTCTTGTGGTTGGCATATCTCCTTTGCGTTTGTTCTTTTCTACTTTTCCTCATTTTAAAAACTTTCCTACTTTCCTTTGTAGGAAAGTTTCTCCTTCCCTATCTATCAAGCACTATTTACTTACAATGTCTGAACTTTGAAGCCATAGATGGAAAATGATCGCAACAATGTAAGGTTATTTAAACAACAGCCATTTTTTTAGGAGTATAATTCGGGAAGAAATTGTGGTATTTTCTGGATACCAATATCTCTTGTGGTTTCTATGGTTCCTCCTAGACGGTGGGAGGTCATGAATTGTTTTCACTGAGTGGATTCAACCATGGAGTGCGATATATTAGATTCAGATTTGCTTTGATTAATCTTTGCCCTGTTAAATCTAATAAACCGCATCGTTTCTGGTTTGCCAGtgcataaataattattaatgaaatgcCTGCAGATTCATCCTTCCCAAATGATAGGGGTGGCACCTCCACGAGTGCCCCTACCTCTTGATCTTACAGATGATGAACCCATTTATGTCAATGCAAAACAGTACCATGCAATTCTCAGACGGAGACAGTATCGAGCCAGGCTTGAAGCTCAGAACAAAGTCATCAAAGATCGGAAGGTATGTGCATTTTGGGTTTTCCCTCTCCTTTTAACATTACTTGCAGTGCGGAACAGTATGTTTTACATGGAATTTATTGAAAACTGACAAGTAATGTTCTCTGTACAATGCCATCATGAAACATGTGCAGCCATATCTTCATGAATCTCGTCATCTTCATGCATTAAAGAGGGCTAGGGGATCTGGTGGACGCTTTCTTAACGCTAAGAAGCTCCAAGAATCCAAGCAAACTCCAATGAGCGATGGGCTAGATGTCCCAGGCTCTGCTCAGCCACTTTTGACTAGAGATATGGCAGAATCTGAAATTCATCTGCCTGAGAACCATAGAGACAGAGCACCCACCACCTCTTGCTCTAATGTGACCAGTGCCTCCAACAGTGACGAGATCTTCCAGCAGCCAGAATTCAGGTTCTCTGGCTACCCTTCTTCCTTTGGCAGGACTATGCAAGTTCACTTGGTTGATATGcatgatggtggtggtggtggtggtggtggtggtggtaagcATCACCTCCGATGAGAGATGTTGCCAACCACACTCATTCAGCAGTTTGTGTTCTATTTTCGGAGAAGGTTGCTGCTGTAGTTCTGAAGGGAAGTCATCCTTGGCTCTTTTGCTATTTACAATTTCACTACTTTGTCACCGTAGCTTGTCAAAAACAAAGTGTAGACTGTTACTGGCTATACACTCTTTTGGCATTTGGGCATAAACTAGCATCTCAAGACTACTTCATGTCAAGTTGGTGATCATTGAAAATATCATAATTGCTCCTTTTGTTCATGATATGCATTTGTCTGTAGTAACTCTGTGCCGACTTTTTCTAGTCTCTGATGGCAAAAATTTCTATTGAAGGggcataaaaagttaaaaactctCATGATctataatacaatatattttaGGAAATGCTGAATCTGATATGGATGCCCACTTTTTCTTTATAATaggaatgctacttgcatagaTTCTCTCACCAATACGCTAGTTGTTGGAAATTCCAAAGTTTTCAACTCTTTTTCTCACCGTCTAGACCCTCGCTGAGACCAAAAGAAAGGtttttttgcttattttttacgcactctactgatatgatttgttaaaatatttattttatatttaaaaaagtgatgTAGTCAATTACAATAATAGAGTTTATAGAGTGcacaaaagtgactgcacatagaatttttattttatagcaaCACGAATTCAAtctcttaaaatattatttctatctaattgtttccttaatttttcattaaaaaaatataaaaattaaagtaaGTTTTACCAATAACAAAATATAGTTCACaatttttttggttaaataactttttaaatttttactatCTACGATTACGATTAGATACATGGAGTATCttaaaggttttgtgaatagtaataaaataattagagttataatactttattttattttgagaaatgtgataaaaaaaattgaataaaatattataaagttaaaaaattgattgaatatgaatttttaatattattgttgttttgaagtttgaaaaaattatattatctttgtattttgtttttaagtttataaaaattataatgattagataatgattagatgaaaatgttgaatgtttgtaattgaaaaatattttgtatttaagtattgtttggaaagaaaattatgaaaattttttgaaattatgaaaacttTTTGAGACTCTCTCATTATCTCAGTTGCAAAACAAGCCATATATAACACACATTTCAGAtagtcttttatttatttatttaatctaaATAACTCTACATCCCACCTATTCACTTTCACAtaacttaataaaaaataaatatcaaactttatttgttatatttatttttttgaagaattttgaaaaatcagAGAATTTCTCAAATGCCAAAGATATAGAAGACGTCTTGAATTTAGGCGGGGATACCATAGTTGGTGACTTTTTAGCATGACAATTTTCATCCCTTTGAGCCTTTTGAGGAGGATTCTTTaacccataaaaaataaaataaaaaaatggagtaaaataatttgtaaaatttggtTTCCAAGAGACCTGTTTTTTAAGCTCAAACATGAACCATAAGATGATTGATGATCATATCCCAAATTCTTGACGTGTCAATCTCATGGCGTTCCACATTGCAACATTGTACTACTACAAACCTCGCCACACACAATGCCAACTACCACGAAAGCCTTTAGCGTTTGGGCCTTTGTTTTTTGTAAAATACTGTAAGCTCAAAAGAATTCTATAAAGATATATCACATATTGATGTAGCACACTATCacatctctattttttttttccatctcttCATACCTCTCCTCTCCCCTCCTCCTTCTTCCCTCTCTCCCCTTTTCTTGTGCCCACCATAGTGGTTGAGGACCACCTTAGGGTGGACAAAAGCTGTCAGTGATTCAAGTGGCATCATCGACAAAGACATGGGAGCTCATGGTAGTGTCGTGACCTTGTTGTGCACATTTTGTGCATTGTGTCATGGTGGTCATGACTTTTGGGGTTGGGGTGGTCGAGGCTTACGTGACCGACGACCGTCATCTGTTGGCTGAGGTGATTTGGAACCACCGCAAGGGGGGTAGGCATTGTCGACAGGAAAAAGTAAGAGAGAAGGGGAAGATGAGAGAAGTACGATGAGAGATTTTCTGTACTATGTCATGGTGGTTGGTGTTGAGGATACTCCCGAATCCTCTCCTAATGCTTAGCATTTCTTTCCTTGTTTATAATAGTTGACCCATGCTGTAATATTCTTGTAAGGTTTATTTCCttcttgtataatttatttcctTCTGTAATATTATTTCCTTTCTCATGTAAAGCCATACGTGGTTTGTAATCTTCTATAAATGAAACATATCTCCACCTCTCTAAGTGTGGTGGTTTCACAAACCTTCTCATGGTATCAGACGGTATTTTTTCGGATTAACATCCCTTTTTTCTGGTATGCTCTTTCCTTCCTCTCATGGCTGCCGAGTCCCTTTCTTTCAATACCATGGTCCATATGGTTACTATTAAACTCTCAGCCACAAACTATTTGCTTTGGAAGAGCCAGCTCATTCCTCTTCTTGATTGCCAAGATTACCTTGGTTTCGTTGATGGCTCCTTGCCAAAGCCTGCTGCCACCATTGATGGTTCTTCCACCATCAACCCCAGGTACCTGGAATGGAAAGCCAAAGACCAGCGTATCCTGAGCctccttctctcttctctctctgaaGAAGCCATGGCTGCCGCTGTTGGTCTTCCCGCCTCCCATGATGTTTGGCTAGCTCTTGAGGGTGTTTTTAGTTGCAGATCAAAGACACGTGAGCTTCGGATCAAAGATGAGTTGCAGTTGATGAAGAAAGGGTCCCGCTCTGTTGCTGAGTTCTCCCGAGACTTCAAATCTCTCTGTGATCAGTTGCTGGCCATCGGACGCCCTGTGGATGAAGTTGACAAATCCCACTGGTTTTTACGTGGACTTGGCACTGAATTTGTTGGCTTCTCCTCCACTCAGCTGGCGCTTTCCTCGCTGCCTCCCTTCCATGATCTGGTTCCACTGGCTGAAAGTTATGCTCTTTTTCAAACCTCTTTGCAATCTAACTCCTTATCTTCTGCAGCCTTTACAGCCACTCGCTCCTCCTCTAGACATGGAAACCAGTCTCGCAACCATTGGTCTCGCGGTGGTTCTCATGGAACTTCGGGCACTACTGGACACAGCCAATCCCATGGCTCTAACCGCAACAGGCGTCCCTATAATCCACGCTGTCAGATTTGCAAAACTGAAGGTCATACGGCTGAGAAGTGTAGGAACCGTTATGACCGCTCGAACCCTTCGGCACAGCTCGCTGAGGCCTTCCACAGCTCTTGTTCTCTGTCCAATGGATCTTCATCTGATTGGTACCATGATACTGGTGCCTCTACTCACATGACACCAGACTCGGCTTCATTGGACTCCTCTGAGCAGTATGTTGGTAAGGATAGTGTTGTTGTGGGCAATGGGGCATCTTTACCGATCACTCACGTTGGCACTTCTCACTCTTTTTCTGGTTTACCTTTGCGTGATGTTTTAGTTGTCTCGCGTCTTACTAAAAACCTTTTATCCATCAGTAAATTGACTACTGATTTTCCCTTACAAGTCATTTTCACTAATTCTTCTTTTGTCATTTAGAACCGAACTACAAGCAAGGTGATAGCAACCAGAAAACGTGATGGTGGCCTCTACGTACTGGAAAGCAGCAATCATGCTTTTTTTTCTGTCCTCAATAAATCTGCTCTTACGGCATCATATGACTTATGACACGcacgtcttgggcatgtaaACCCTTCTGTTATTtcctttttgaataaaaaaggaCAGCTTTATCTTACTTCTCTTTTGCCTAATCCCTCTCTTTGTTCTACGTGTCAACTTCAAAGAGTCATAAACTTCCTTTTTCCAGTAATGACACTCGATCTAATGTAATTTTAGGTCTTGTTCACTGTGATATTTGGGGTCCGGCCCCTGTTAAATCAACAATGAGTTTTTCCTATTACGTGCTTCTTGTTGACGACCATTCTCGTTTTACTTGGCTTTATCCCATGAAGTTAAAGTctgatttttatgatatttttctcCAATTTCAAACCTTTGTTGAAATCAATTctcttgaaaaattaaaatttttcagagtGATGGTGGTGCTGAATTTCGTAGTCTACGTTTTCAGTCTCATCTTCGCTCCACTGGGATTCATCACCAAATGTCCTGCCCTTATACACCATCCCAAAATGGTCGTGCCGAACGCAAACACCGTCACGTGACTGAAATGGGCCTGgctctcttattttattcacgAATTCCCGTTTCTTATTGGGTTGACGCTTTCAGTACTGCGACATACATCATTAACCGGTTGCCTACACCGTTTCTTGGTGGTACCTCTCCTTTCGAACTTTTGTATGGTAAGACCCCTCATTACATAAACTTTCATCCTTTTGGTTGTCGGGTTTTTCCTTGCTTACGCGACTATGCTCTAAATAAATTTTCTCCCCGTGGTATACCTTGTATTTTTTTAGGGTATAGTCCTGTCTACAAAGGCTTCCGTTGCTTAGATCCCACCACCACCAAAATTTATGTTACTCACCATGCTCGATTTGATGAAACCCATTTTCCCCTCATTCCTAACTCTCCCGTTCGACCCATAACTGCCCTGGACTACTCTGCTTTTAGTGAGCCCCGTCATGACCCAAACCAATCATCATCCGCTGCCTCCCTGCCCTCCCCGACTCTACTGCTCAGACAAGGCCCATTAATTGTCGTCTCTGTAGTGATCCATTTGTTGAGTTCTTGCAGGTTTCGTCGAATGAGTCTCCATCTATTTTGGACCGTGACTCTCCCGCCCAGCGAGACTCCATTCTTCTGCCTTGTCAGTCTGCGAGCCCAGCATGTCCGGCTCCCGCTGCACCTCTTTCCTCACATCCGATGGTCACCCGTGCTAAAGCAGGCATTTTTCGGCCACGTCACCCTGCTTATCTTAGCCAGCATACTTCAGGTCTTCTTCATGCTTTGCTCTCCTCCTCTGAGCCTCGCGGGTTTAAATCTGCTGCCAAACATCCTGCTTCGCTTTCCGCTATGGATGATGAGATCAAAGCTCTTCATGATAATCATACTTGGGATTTGGTGCCACGTCCATCTAACACAAATATTGTGGGCTCTAAGTGGGTTTTCCGGACAAAATATCTCTCCGATGGATCCATTGACCGTCTCAAGATTCGTCTTGTAGCAAAGGGTTATACTCAGCTCCCAAGCCTTGACTATACTGATACCTTCAGCCCCGTGGTCAAGGCGTCCACCGTTTAGGTTGTTCTCTCTCTTGCCATTTCTCACGATTGGCCTCTCCGCCAACTTGACGTCAAAAACGCTTTTCTTAATGGTGTTTTGCAGGAAAATGTTTATATAGAGCAACCCCCTGGTTATGTTGACCCTCGCTTTCCTGGCCATGTATGCAAGCTCaagaaagctctttatggaCTAAAGCAAGCACCTCGTGCCTGGTTCCACCGCTTCAGTTCCTTTCTACTTAAGCTTGGGTTTTCTTGCAGTCGTGCTGATACCTCTTTATTTGTTCTTCATCGTCAGAAGCACCTTATTTATCTCCtcttatatgtggatgatattattatcACTGGCAGTGATCACTCTCTTCTTCGTGCCTTCATCTGTCAGTTTCATGCCGAGTTTGCCACGAAGGACTTGGGTtctcttagtttctttcttggtcttgaggtcACCACAACCTCCGACCGTCTCTTTCTCAGCCAGACCAAGTATGCACGTGACATCCTTACTCGAGCTCAGCTTTTGGACTGCAAACCTGTCACCACTCCCATGGTTGTTGGACAACGCCTCTCCTCTGATGgttctcccttctctgatgtCACTCTTTATCGTTCTCTTGTTGGTGCATTACAATACCTAACTATCACTAGGCCTGATCTTGCTCACTCCGTCAACTCCGTCAGTTAGTTCTTGCATGCTCCTACTGAGGCTCATTTTCAGGCGGTTAAGCGAATCCTTCGTTATGTTAAGGGCACTCTTCACCTTGGTCTCTCCTTCACAGCCGCTGCCTCTGCCAATATTACTGCTTACTCTGATGCTGATTAGGCCGGTTGTCCAGATACTCGTCGCTCCACGTCAGGATATTCCATCTATCTTGGCAACAATCTTGTCTCGTGGAGTGCAAAGAAACAACCCACTGTCTCTCGGTCTAGCTGTGAATCCAAATATCTTGCCCTTGCCGCCACTGCTGCTGAGGTTCTTTGGTTACAACATCTTCTTCGAGACTTGCATGTCACTTCATCTGCTTCACCTCTTCTACTTTGTGACAAcaagagtgccatattccttagCTCTAATCCGGTTTCTCACAAGCGCTCGAAACATATTGATTTGGATTATCATTTTCTTCGTGAACTTGTTGTTGCCGGCACCATCCGCACCCAGCATGTTCCCTCTTCCTTACAGATTGCTGATATTTTCACCAAGAGTGTATCTCGACCACTCTTCCTCCTCTTTCGCTCCAAGCTTTGCGTGCGCTTCAATCCCTTGCTTAgcttgagggggggtgttgaGGATAC
Coding sequences within it:
- the LOC122280992 gene encoding nuclear transcription factor Y subunit A-3-like isoform X3 — its product is MKMGVPQHFHNTKQLNFQFQDQDSSSTQSTGESYPEVVSMGESNPCVQGIVSPQSGFIETKGKPIGGIIKSVSPIGTQDFVFSPSQLDYSQSIARIPFPYADPYFGGLLAAAYGPESIIHPSQMIGVAPPRVPLPLDLTDDEPIYVNAKQYHAILRRRQYRARLEAQNKVIKDRKPYLHESRHLHALKRARGSGGRFLNAKKLQESKQTPMSDGLDVPGSAQPLLTRDMAESEIHLPENHRDRAPTTSCSNVTSASNSDEIFQQPEFRFSGYPSSFGRTMQVHLVDMHDGGGGGGGGGGKHHLR
- the LOC122280992 gene encoding nuclear transcription factor Y subunit A-3-like isoform X1, which translates into the protein MQNLCKKESVISFPYSASPYFLGCPSWENSAKSHFEQSSTSRILSMKMGVPQHFHNTKQLNFQFQDQDSSSTQSTGESYPEVVSMGESNPCVQGIVSPQSGFIETKGKPIGGIIKSVSPIGTQDFVFSPSQLDYSQSIARIPFPYADPYFGGLLAAAYGPESIIHPSQMIGVAPPRVPLPLDLTDDEPIYVNAKQYHAILRRRQYRARLEAQNKVIKDRKPYLHESRHLHALKRARGSGGRFLNAKKLQESKQTPMSDGLDVPGSAQPLLTRDMAESEIHLPENHRDRAPTTSCSNVTSASNSDEIFQQPEFRFSGYPSSFGRTMQVHLVDMHDGGGGGGGGGGKHHLR
- the LOC122280992 gene encoding nuclear transcription factor Y subunit A-3-like isoform X2, producing the protein MHSSKLTTTASAAIISCFPALYQTQKVSLFFCGILSMKMGVPQHFHNTKQLNFQFQDQDSSSTQSTGESYPEVVSMGESNPCVQGIVSPQSGFIETKGKPIGGIIKSVSPIGTQDFVFSPSQLDYSQSIARIPFPYADPYFGGLLAAAYGPESIIHPSQMIGVAPPRVPLPLDLTDDEPIYVNAKQYHAILRRRQYRARLEAQNKVIKDRKPYLHESRHLHALKRARGSGGRFLNAKKLQESKQTPMSDGLDVPGSAQPLLTRDMAESEIHLPENHRDRAPTTSCSNVTSASNSDEIFQQPEFRFSGYPSSFGRTMQVHLVDMHDGGGGGGGGGGKHHLR